Proteins encoded in a region of the Nitrospirota bacterium genome:
- a CDS encoding type II toxin-antitoxin system HicB family antitoxin, whose product MKKEFTVIIEQDEQGFFIAEVPELTGCHTQAKSLDQLLERTKEAIQLCLEVYGRKSPRTHLVGVQKVAV is encoded by the coding sequence GTGAAAAAAGAATTTACTGTAATCATCGAACAGGACGAGCAGGGCTTTTTTATTGCAGAAGTTCCTGAATTGACAGGCTGTCATACACAGGCAAAGTCTCTTGACCAGCTTCTGGAAAGGACAAAAGAAGCGATTCAACTCTGCCTTGAAGTGTATGGCAGAAAATCGCCAAGGACCCATCTTGTCGGAGTTCAGAAAGTCGCGGTATGA
- a CDS encoding chemotaxis protein CheW codes for EQIEPAPRIGTRLRTEFIRGMGKRDDQFIIILDIDRVFSADELSLVLDAGSASTPPAGSK; via the coding sequence CGGAGCAGATAGAGCCGGCGCCGCGGATCGGGACCAGGCTGAGGACAGAGTTCATCAGGGGAATGGGCAAGAGAGATGATCAGTTCATCATCATCCTCGACATTGACCGGGTCTTCTCGGCCGATGAACTCTCCCTCGTGCTGGATGCAGGAAGCGCCTCGACTCCTCCTGCCGGATCTAAATAA
- a CDS encoding DNA polymerase IV: MTTQPLTIRSWPQAILHLDADAFFTSCEQAIHPELKGRPVITGKERGIVSAASYEAKARGVSRGVPLRDVKKLCPDAVILPSDYETYSLFSVRMFEILRRFSPDVEEYSIDEAFVDLTGLRRNFHGSYGSIAQKMQETVERELGITVSVGVSLSKVLAKIGSKYNKPHGLTIIPGRDIHLYLGRLPAEKVWGIGPNTAAFLRKFGIVTALDLAKRDEEFIKKHLSKPYHEIWQELNGRSIYPVSAESKNSYQSISKTKTFTPPSHDEAFIFAQLSKNLENACIKARRHNLAATRLVVFLRTQDFRDTGIELKLTRPSAYPADLFESLRDGAQQLYRPHHLYRQTGVVLAGLMHETDIHYTLFDDQAKIEKMSRVYSAIDELSDRYGKYTVFHGASLPTKQQARHEGERGDTPKRTSELLKGENKRQRLGLPMLHIKV; this comes from the coding sequence ATGACCACACAACCCTTAACTATCCGTTCCTGGCCTCAGGCCATCCTTCACCTCGATGCAGATGCCTTCTTTACGTCATGTGAACAGGCGATCCATCCGGAGCTCAAAGGAAGGCCTGTGATCACCGGCAAGGAGCGGGGTATTGTTTCAGCTGCCAGCTATGAGGCAAAGGCGCGGGGAGTTTCGCGCGGCGTGCCGCTTCGTGACGTAAAAAAACTCTGCCCTGATGCAGTCATCCTGCCTTCAGATTATGAGACCTACAGTCTCTTCTCGGTCAGGATGTTCGAGATACTCAGGCGCTTCTCTCCTGATGTTGAGGAGTATTCCATAGACGAGGCCTTTGTTGACCTGACAGGCCTCAGGAGAAATTTCCACGGCTCATATGGGTCGATCGCTCAAAAGATGCAGGAGACGGTCGAAAGGGAGCTGGGGATCACCGTCTCTGTCGGCGTAAGCCTCTCAAAGGTCCTGGCCAAGATAGGATCAAAGTATAATAAACCCCATGGCCTGACCATAATACCGGGCAGGGATATCCACCTGTATCTGGGCAGGCTCCCTGCAGAAAAGGTCTGGGGTATCGGACCGAATACTGCGGCCTTTCTCAGAAAGTTCGGCATTGTTACCGCGCTCGATCTTGCAAAGAGAGATGAGGAGTTCATAAAAAAGCATCTTTCGAAGCCATACCATGAGATCTGGCAAGAGCTGAACGGTAGGAGCATTTATCCGGTCAGTGCAGAATCCAAAAACAGCTATCAGTCGATCAGCAAAACAAAGACCTTCACCCCTCCATCCCATGACGAGGCTTTCATCTTTGCCCAACTCTCGAAGAACCTCGAAAATGCCTGCATAAAGGCCAGGCGTCACAACCTTGCAGCAACACGCCTCGTTGTCTTTCTCAGGACACAGGATTTCAGGGATACCGGGATCGAACTGAAGCTGACCCGGCCTTCAGCATATCCTGCTGACCTCTTTGAATCTCTGAGAGACGGAGCGCAACAGCTTTATCGTCCGCACCATCTCTATCGTCAGACAGGGGTTGTGCTTGCCGGACTGATGCATGAAACAGATATCCATTACACGCTTTTTGACGATCAGGCAAAGATAGAGAAGATGAGCAGGGTATACAGCGCTATTGATGAGCTGTCCGACAGATACGGCAAATATACCGTGTTTCATGGCGCAAGTCTGCCGACAAAACAGCAGGCACGGCATGAAGGAGAGCGTGGCGACACCCCGAAACGCACAAGCGAGTTGCTAAAGGGAGAGAACAAACGACAGAGATTGGGCCTGCCAATGCTGCATATCAAGGTATGA
- a CDS encoding helix-turn-helix transcriptional regulator: MSDLKKYVHDRKKRDKAFAEGYDAGYEQFKIGVVLKEARETAGLTQEELAHRLKTKKTAISRIENHAEDIKLSTLEKVAHALGRRLEVKIA, translated from the coding sequence ATGAGTGATCTGAAAAAGTATGTCCATGACAGGAAGAAGAGGGACAAGGCATTCGCCGAGGGTTATGACGCGGGGTACGAACAGTTCAAGATTGGCGTGGTGCTCAAAGAGGCCCGTGAGACGGCAGGACTGACACAGGAAGAACTTGCCCACAGACTGAAGACCAAGAAGACCGCTATCTCACGGATTGAGAACCATGCAGAGGATATCAAGCTGTCCACCCTGGAGAAGGTCGCCCATGCCCTCGGCAGGAGACTCGAAGTAAAGATAGCCTGA
- a CDS encoding PAS domain S-box protein translates to MVVLLVAGIVLSCSILTYLIDRKETSTLLSYDRDRSALLANDITREVRELMLVEKKPAVIRKLVINHVIPGEVQVALFREDGTLYAGETAYRVPADMFSAPQETTMRDGEQLIFFTPLLNEKACQQCHAADKKMLGVLMVDMSMKKMVSVTRDLLKNMIYFTIVIAALSSGLLIVILRRMIFLPLTALNAGAEKISAGDYQHRVLLPDNNDEFGRLAATFNQMAESIETSHLTLERAVQQRTTELEVVANLSVEVFRGDRPLAPSIDLFLEAIIDKLGFGYASVCLVDRETGLLSQVFKKGSEGSLCPAGISLANDQPLSRLILEARPVLVNAVKMGFAEEYPHLMVIPIISHQRKKCREVNLCYSQTCPAFGNVDERCWLIDGTLCRSRQSIQGKEKMFGCIHCPVFPVYGVLLAGTDHMHMLTDSTLHSLEILAAEISSALENYRLMDEKKEDILRLIKLHDLSVQKMTTLDMASLMQFIVSSVTPFVSMHAAILWLKKGEELHFSSFYGSELLMGADNGSLHCERMIPPSILIDKSPIGVSVTERRTVESARLETMGGLSNFVDKCGFKYIVSVPLIFQDDFQGCMTLFRKSDYYMTDSEKAILALFANQASAAIRTIGLYQDLRSSEEKYRRLMNEAGDGIVLLDTAGNFIELNAKAVDILGYPISSLLGKPFSSLIHKEQLQHASDAFRETATNGIGSAADLLIVRGDGSQAFIDISVSVINTSSRQVIQAIFRDVSERKKMDMALQTLNEKVYGTSSKLFFQSMALNMAKSLGMAFVEIGELTSDRRHVRTVAVCADGNIIDNFEYALAGTPCDNVVGKAFCSHPEHVQALFPEDKMLADMGAESYMGLPLFDSRGNPIGIVAALDRLPIADKQLSKLIFQMYSVRASSELERMQSDQLLKAEKDFSEAIFDAAASGIIVVDSEGLVLKINSSGARILKTHVSDVIGQKISALYPEASVFLAPGQALGNEVTITLTGSSSLPIGFVNSPLPCGYYQNECLIVMFRDLSEIKKLQAELRKKEYFETMGKVVSGVAHEVRNPLFGISSIGQILERESENPQHLALITAMLRECDRVKNLIEELLLYTRPARLDIKEMDLGILVLELEHHIKGKKAAITISVEIPPSVTISADRDKITQVLLNVINNALEAAKTRVTITANQTEDITEIRVGDDGPGIPQKNLERIFEPFFTTKKGGTGLGLPICKKLMEDHEGSLEIISPEDRGTEVVLRLRS, encoded by the coding sequence ATGGTCGTTCTGCTGGTGGCAGGCATAGTCCTGTCTTGCAGCATCCTCACGTATCTTATCGACAGGAAAGAGACCTCCACCCTGCTCTCTTATGACAGGGACAGGTCCGCCCTGCTGGCAAACGACATAACAAGAGAGGTCAGAGAGCTCATGCTCGTTGAGAAGAAGCCGGCTGTCATCAGGAAACTGGTGATCAACCATGTTATACCGGGCGAGGTTCAGGTTGCTTTATTCAGAGAAGACGGGACGTTATATGCAGGCGAAACCGCATACAGGGTCCCGGCTGATATGTTTTCTGCCCCCCAGGAGACCACTATGCGGGACGGCGAACAGCTGATCTTCTTCACACCGCTGCTGAATGAAAAGGCATGTCAGCAGTGCCACGCAGCAGACAAGAAGATGCTCGGCGTACTGATGGTTGACATGTCGATGAAAAAGATGGTTTCGGTCACAAGGGATCTCCTGAAGAACATGATATACTTCACGATCGTGATAGCCGCCCTCAGCAGCGGCCTGCTGATCGTTATTCTCCGCAGAATGATTTTCCTGCCGCTTACCGCCTTGAACGCAGGCGCTGAAAAGATAAGCGCCGGAGATTACCAGCACAGGGTCTTGCTGCCTGACAATAACGATGAGTTCGGCAGGCTTGCTGCAACCTTCAACCAGATGGCAGAAAGCATCGAGACCTCCCACCTCACCCTGGAGAGGGCTGTGCAGCAGCGGACAACGGAACTGGAAGTCGTGGCAAATCTCTCGGTTGAGGTATTCAGGGGCGACCGGCCTCTTGCGCCGAGCATAGACCTTTTTCTTGAGGCAATAATCGACAAGTTAGGCTTTGGGTATGCCTCGGTATGTCTTGTTGACAGGGAAACCGGGCTTCTGTCCCAGGTATTCAAGAAAGGCTCCGAAGGGTCTCTCTGCCCTGCCGGCATCTCGCTTGCAAACGATCAACCCCTTTCCCGGCTGATCCTGGAAGCAAGGCCTGTTCTGGTAAATGCGGTGAAGATGGGCTTTGCCGAAGAATATCCCCACCTCATGGTCATCCCAATCATATCGCATCAGAGAAAGAAGTGTCGGGAGGTCAACCTCTGTTATAGCCAGACTTGCCCGGCCTTTGGCAATGTAGACGAGCGATGCTGGCTGATAGACGGAACGCTCTGCAGAAGCCGGCAGTCCATTCAGGGAAAAGAGAAAATGTTCGGATGCATCCATTGTCCGGTCTTCCCTGTCTATGGTGTGCTGCTTGCAGGAACTGATCACATGCATATGCTTACTGATTCAACGCTCCATTCTCTCGAGATCCTCGCTGCCGAGATCTCCTCTGCGCTCGAAAACTATCGCCTCATGGACGAGAAAAAAGAAGATATCCTGCGGCTGATAAAGCTCCATGATCTTTCGGTGCAGAAGATGACCACCCTGGATATGGCGTCGTTGATGCAATTCATCGTTTCCTCTGTCACGCCTTTTGTAAGCATGCATGCAGCCATACTCTGGCTGAAAAAGGGCGAAGAGCTCCATTTTTCAAGCTTTTATGGCTCAGAGCTCCTGATGGGAGCTGATAACGGATCCCTGCATTGCGAAAGAATGATCCCTCCTTCTATCCTGATCGACAAGTCTCCCATAGGCGTATCAGTGACCGAAAGAAGAACTGTCGAATCAGCAAGGCTTGAGACAATGGGCGGACTGAGCAATTTCGTAGATAAATGCGGTTTTAAGTATATTGTTTCCGTTCCTCTTATATTCCAGGACGATTTTCAGGGCTGCATGACCCTCTTCAGGAAATCGGATTATTATATGACCGACTCCGAAAAGGCCATTCTCGCTCTTTTTGCGAATCAGGCGTCCGCTGCAATACGCACAATCGGACTGTATCAGGACCTGCGCTCATCAGAAGAAAAATACCGTCGTCTTATGAACGAAGCTGGCGACGGCATTGTACTGCTCGACACAGCAGGTAATTTCATAGAGCTTAACGCCAAGGCTGTCGACATCCTCGGATATCCGATAAGCTCATTGCTGGGGAAGCCCTTCTCAAGCCTTATTCACAAAGAACAGCTGCAGCATGCGTCAGATGCCTTTAGGGAAACTGCCACTAACGGCATAGGCAGCGCTGCAGATCTTCTTATCGTCAGGGGAGACGGCTCACAAGCCTTTATTGATATCTCAGTAAGCGTTATTAATACCTCGAGCAGACAGGTCATTCAGGCGATCTTCCGCGATGTGAGCGAACGGAAAAAAATGGATATGGCGCTGCAGACACTTAATGAAAAAGTGTACGGCACATCCAGCAAACTGTTTTTTCAGTCTATGGCGCTGAATATGGCCAAAAGCCTGGGAATGGCTTTCGTCGAGATCGGTGAATTGACCTCAGACAGGCGGCATGTCAGGACCGTAGCGGTCTGTGCAGATGGAAATATCATCGACAATTTCGAGTATGCCCTTGCGGGAACGCCTTGCGATAACGTTGTCGGCAAGGCATTCTGCAGTCACCCGGAACATGTGCAGGCCCTTTTCCCTGAAGATAAGATGCTGGCTGATATGGGCGCAGAAAGCTACATGGGACTCCCACTTTTCGATTCCAGGGGAAATCCGATAGGCATCGTAGCTGCCCTTGACAGGCTTCCCATCGCAGATAAGCAGCTGAGCAAGCTCATATTCCAGATGTATTCTGTCAGGGCATCTTCAGAACTGGAGCGCATGCAGTCAGATCAATTGTTAAAGGCGGAAAAAGACTTTTCCGAGGCGATATTCGATGCTGCGGCAAGCGGCATTATTGTCGTTGACAGCGAGGGGCTGGTCCTGAAGATCAACAGCTCCGGGGCCAGGATCCTGAAAACACACGTTTCTGACGTCATCGGACAGAAGATCTCCGCGCTGTATCCCGAGGCGTCAGTATTTCTTGCGCCGGGCCAGGCACTGGGAAATGAGGTCACTATAACACTTACTGGCAGCAGCTCTCTTCCCATAGGGTTTGTCAACTCCCCGCTGCCCTGCGGATACTATCAAAATGAATGCCTGATCGTAATGTTCCGCGACCTTTCGGAGATAAAGAAGCTGCAGGCAGAACTCAGGAAAAAGGAATACTTCGAGACCATGGGAAAAGTGGTTTCAGGGGTGGCTCATGAGGTGAGGAACCCCCTGTTCGGTATCTCTTCCATAGGACAGATCCTTGAGCGCGAAAGCGAAAACCCTCAGCACCTGGCCCTCATCACCGCCATGCTCAGAGAGTGCGACAGGGTGAAAAACCTTATCGAGGAACTGCTGCTGTATACCCGCCCGGCGCGTCTTGACATAAAGGAGATGGATCTGGGGATCCTTGTCCTGGAACTGGAACATCACATAAAGGGGAAGAAGGCCGCAATAACTATCTCCGTGGAGATACCTCCGTCGGTGACGATCAGCGCCGACAGAGACAAGATAACCCAGGTGCTGCTGAATGTCATTAACAATGCTCTGGAAGCTGCAAAGACACGCGTCACCATAACAGCGAATCAGACAGAGGATATTACCGAGATCAGAGTTGGGGACGACGGCCCCGGAATTCCGCAGAAGAATCTGGAAAGAATATTTGAACCATTCTTTACAACAAAGAAAGGCGGCACAGGTCTCGGCCTTCCTATCTGTAAAAAACTGATGGAGGATCACGAAGGATCGCTGGAGATCATCTCGCCGGAAGACAGGGGAACCGAAGTGGTTCTTCGGCTCCGGTCATGA
- a CDS encoding ATP-binding protein, with protein sequence MDLQSFNPWWKTGKVSPEFTGRKRKIFKEIVHYIDKRQIVLFTGLRRVGKTTLMYQIMDELIGKNTNPYHILYFSFDEMRYDLEDIIKQYEAEVLQEDISKKKVYIFLDEIQKLEGWPSKVKLLYDANPKLKIFLTGSAQITMWQGTRESLAGRFFDFMIKPLDFEEYLDFKEAGIDKQREKIFEKDLKRHMAVFLKTGGFIEALDMEEPMLRKYLKESLLERVIFVDIPQTFKLDLPDLLMKLLTITASRPGFYLDYKNLSNDLNIDQRTIANYISYLEYALFLQKLYNYSKNLLTSEKKVKRLYPCNTAFTLALNPQAELPAVLEQFFVNSLDAKFFLKTPQKEEIDIIHAHDKIVLPVEIKIKEKIRTDDVKTLFKFLERNKLKKALLVTLDTETKFEKDSLAIEAIPYWKYWSIRERIN encoded by the coding sequence ATGGATTTACAGAGCTTTAACCCCTGGTGGAAGACAGGAAAGGTCTCCCCTGAGTTTACCGGACGGAAAAGAAAGATATTTAAAGAGATTGTCCATTATATAGACAAGCGCCAGATCGTGCTGTTCACTGGGCTAAGAAGGGTTGGAAAGACAACCCTCATGTACCAGATCATGGATGAACTCATCGGCAAGAATACGAACCCTTACCATATTCTCTATTTTTCGTTCGACGAGATGAGATATGACCTGGAAGATATCATCAAACAGTATGAGGCGGAGGTGCTGCAGGAGGATATATCAAAGAAGAAAGTCTATATCTTCCTCGATGAGATACAGAAACTTGAGGGCTGGCCTTCAAAGGTGAAACTCCTCTATGATGCAAACCCGAAATTAAAAATATTTCTGACCGGCTCCGCACAGATAACCATGTGGCAGGGCACAAGGGAAAGCCTGGCAGGAAGATTCTTTGATTTTATGATCAAGCCGCTGGACTTTGAGGAGTACCTTGATTTCAAAGAGGCGGGGATAGACAAGCAGAGGGAGAAGATCTTCGAGAAGGACCTGAAGAGGCATATGGCAGTATTCCTGAAGACCGGGGGGTTTATCGAGGCCCTTGATATGGAGGAGCCAATGCTCAGGAAGTATCTCAAAGAGAGTCTTCTTGAGCGGGTCATCTTTGTGGATATCCCGCAGACCTTTAAGCTCGATCTGCCTGACCTCCTTATGAAGCTGCTGACTATCACTGCTTCACGGCCGGGTTTTTATCTTGATTACAAAAACCTGAGCAATGACCTCAACATTGACCAGCGGACGATTGCGAATTACATCTCATACCTTGAATATGCCCTGTTCCTGCAGAAGCTTTATAACTATTCGAAAAACCTCCTTACCAGCGAGAAGAAGGTAAAAAGGCTTTATCCCTGCAATACGGCCTTCACCTTAGCTCTAAATCCACAGGCCGAGTTGCCGGCGGTCCTGGAGCAATTTTTTGTCAACAGCCTTGATGCGAAGTTCTTCTTGAAGACCCCGCAGAAAGAGGAGATTGACATTATCCATGCACATGACAAAATCGTGTTGCCTGTAGAGATAAAGATCAAGGAAAAGATAAGAACGGATGATGTGAAGACGCTCTTTAAATTCCTTGAGAGGAACAAGCTCAAGAAGGCGCTGCTTGTCACTCTTGATACTGAGACAAAATTCGAAAAGGATAGCCTTGCGATTGAGGCGATCCCTTATTGGAAATATTGGAGCATCAGAGAGAGAATAAACTGA
- the lexA gene encoding repressor LexA — MTKQASEEKTLSRAKSIAHFYHQKGRMPSFAEIGELIGLRSKNAVHKLVSRLQQNNVLSKDEKGRLIPGSLALPLRMLGTVEAGFPSPAEEELADTLSLDDLLIQNPSATFMLKVSGDSMSGAGILPGDMVIIDKGQDPKSGDIVIAEVDGEWTMKYLKKRGEGVTLIPANPLYKPIRPKKELKIAGVVTAVVRKYR, encoded by the coding sequence ATGACAAAGCAGGCGTCAGAGGAAAAGACCCTTTCGAGGGCAAAAAGCATTGCTCATTTTTATCATCAGAAGGGCAGGATGCCGAGCTTTGCGGAGATCGGTGAGCTCATAGGGCTGCGCTCCAAGAACGCCGTACATAAGCTTGTCAGCAGGCTCCAGCAGAACAATGTCTTGTCAAAAGATGAAAAAGGCAGGCTCATCCCGGGCTCCCTTGCCCTGCCGTTACGGATGCTCGGCACGGTAGAGGCTGGATTCCCGAGCCCTGCAGAAGAAGAGCTTGCAGACACCCTCTCCCTTGATGATCTGCTCATACAGAACCCATCAGCCACCTTCATGCTCAAGGTCTCAGGGGATTCCATGTCCGGGGCAGGCATACTCCCCGGTGATATGGTGATCATTGACAAAGGGCAGGACCCCAAGAGCGGGGATATTGTCATTGCAGAGGTTGACGGAGAATGGACCATGAAATATCTCAAAAAGAGAGGGGAAGGCGTCACCCTAATCCCTGCCAATCCCCTGTACAAACCTATCAGGCCGAAGAAAGAGCTCAAGATCGCTGGCGTTGTAACCGCAGTAGTCAGAAAATACCGTTAG
- a CDS encoding chemotaxis protein CheD, whose protein sequence is MNLLNRDGLPTVYLHPGELVICREPTKVITVLGSCVSVTLFSSRLGMSAICHGTMPRCRAIKHCTELCIDAFKFMDCAIQHMLRNFREAGAQKNDIEVKIFGGADTLMSKSSNTIGSQNIKVTLDILAREGLSVAAADVGDNFGRKLIFISATGDVYLKRLNKATLLYKP, encoded by the coding sequence ATGAACCTGCTGAACCGGGATGGTCTTCCGACAGTTTATCTGCATCCGGGCGAACTGGTGATCTGCCGGGAGCCGACGAAGGTGATAACTGTTTTGGGCTCATGCGTGTCCGTGACCCTGTTCAGCAGCAGACTGGGCATGAGTGCCATATGCCATGGAACCATGCCGAGATGCAGGGCCATAAAACACTGCACAGAACTTTGCATAGATGCTTTTAAGTTCATGGACTGTGCGATCCAGCACATGCTCAGGAATTTCAGGGAGGCCGGAGCGCAGAAAAACGATATCGAGGTGAAGATATTTGGCGGTGCAGATACCCTGATGTCAAAAAGCAGCAATACGATAGGCAGTCAGAATATAAAGGTTACCCTCGATATCCTCGCCCGGGAGGGCCTCAGCGTAGCTGCTGCCGATGTCGGGGACAATTTTGGCCGAAAACTTATCTTTATCTCAGCTACCGGAGACGTATATCTTAAACGTCTGAACAAGGCAACATTGCTCTATAAGCCATGA
- a CDS encoding protein-glutamate O-methyltransferase CheR, producing MKRSGMTAILSDADYERLRRVIYDECGIKMTPAKKVMLEARLRKRLRNLGIDSFAGYCEYLFSRDGNENELINMIDVVTTNKTDFFREPKHFDFLTSTAVPALIELYGAGMRRNMNIWSAGCSTGEEPYTIAMALSEFRETHPTFEFLILGTDISTLVLEKAQKAIYKMERVDTVPAVMKKKYLLRSRDRQKNLVRIAPEVRKNVRFRRLNFMAEDFEMREPMDLIFCRNVIIYFDRQTQERLLNRLYDHLIPGGYMFMGHSETLSGLNVPLLSVGNMIYRKPL from the coding sequence ATGAAGCGGAGCGGCATGACGGCCATATTATCGGATGCTGACTACGAACGCCTGAGAAGGGTCATTTACGATGAATGCGGCATCAAGATGACCCCTGCCAAGAAGGTGATGCTCGAGGCACGGCTCAGAAAAAGGCTGAGGAACCTCGGCATTGACTCATTTGCCGGGTACTGTGAGTATCTTTTCAGCAGGGATGGCAATGAGAATGAACTGATCAACATGATCGATGTTGTAACGACGAACAAGACTGACTTTTTCCGGGAACCGAAACACTTTGATTTTTTGACTTCAACAGCCGTGCCTGCATTGATAGAACTGTATGGTGCAGGTATGCGGAGAAATATGAACATCTGGTCTGCAGGCTGCTCGACCGGAGAGGAGCCGTATACCATTGCCATGGCCCTGAGCGAGTTCAGAGAAACACATCCGACCTTCGAGTTCCTGATACTCGGGACCGATATTTCTACCCTGGTGCTCGAAAAGGCGCAAAAAGCCATATATAAAATGGAACGTGTTGATACGGTCCCTGCTGTCATGAAGAAGAAATATCTTCTCAGGAGCAGGGACCGGCAGAAGAATCTGGTGAGGATCGCGCCTGAAGTCAGAAAAAATGTGCGATTCCGCAGGCTGAACTTTATGGCAGAAGATTTTGAAATGCGCGAACCAATGGACCTTATCTTCTGCAGAAATGTCATTATTTACTTTGACCGTCAGACCCAGGAAAGGCTGCTTAATCGTCTGTACGACCATCTTATCCCGGGGGGATATATGTTCATGGGCCATTCCGAAACATTGAGCGGACTGAATGTCCCCCTTCTGTCTGTCGGGAATATGATCTACAGAAAACCCTTATGA
- a CDS encoding chemotaxis response regulator protein-glutamate methylesterase: MKNKIRVLIVDDSAVVRQTLSEILSSDTGIEVLGAAPDPYIAADKMRHEAPDVLMLDIEMPRMDGLTFLHKIMSQHPIPVVICSSLAEQGAETTIRALELGAVEIILKPRLGTKQFLHESRVRICDAVKAASLARVRRIPEKPLGISPKLTADAVIPKPTGTSMIQTTEKVVVVGASTGGTEALRIFLEAMPPDGPGIVIVQHMPEHFTAAFARRLDSLCRMSVKEAEDNDTVIRGRALIAPGNRHTLLKRSGARYYVEVKDGPLVSRHRPSVDVLFRSAARYAAKNAVGVIMTGMGDDGAKGMLELKDAGAFTIAQDEASSVVFGMPYEAIKSGGVEKVLPLAGIAGKVIQKTSS, encoded by the coding sequence ATGAAAAATAAGATAAGGGTTCTTATTGTGGATGATTCTGCGGTCGTCCGGCAGACATTGTCTGAAATTCTTTCATCCGATACAGGCATTGAGGTGCTGGGTGCTGCTCCTGACCCCTATATAGCCGCTGACAAGATGCGACATGAGGCCCCTGATGTCCTGATGCTTGACATCGAGATGCCGAGGATGGACGGTCTTACATTCCTCCACAAGATCATGAGCCAGCATCCGATCCCGGTTGTCATCTGCTCCAGCCTGGCAGAGCAGGGGGCTGAAACAACGATCAGGGCTCTTGAACTGGGAGCTGTCGAGATCATTCTTAAGCCGCGCCTGGGCACGAAACAGTTTCTTCATGAGTCAAGGGTACGCATCTGCGATGCAGTAAAGGCTGCGTCTCTGGCACGAGTGCGGCGCATTCCGGAAAAGCCTCTCGGTATATCGCCGAAACTGACTGCAGACGCTGTCATACCGAAGCCGACAGGGACATCGATGATCCAGACGACCGAAAAGGTTGTTGTGGTAGGTGCCTCCACCGGCGGAACCGAAGCGCTTCGGATATTCCTTGAGGCGATGCCCCCTGACGGGCCGGGCATTGTGATCGTCCAGCATATGCCCGAGCATTTTACTGCAGCGTTTGCCAGGAGGCTGGACAGCCTCTGCCGCATGTCGGTAAAAGAGGCTGAGGACAATGATACGGTCATCAGGGGAAGAGCGCTTATAGCGCCCGGCAACCGGCATACGCTGCTCAAGAGAAGCGGAGCGCGCTATTATGTCGAGGTCAAGGACGGTCCGCTTGTGAGCCGGCATCGTCCTTCGGTAGATGTTCTTTTCCGTTCGGCTGCGCGCTATGCGGCAAAAAATGCCGTTGGGGTGATCATGACCGGCATGGGTGACGACGGTGCAAAAGGCATGCTCGAGCTGAAGGATGCCGGGGCATTTACCATTGCCCAGGATGAGGCCTCATCAGTAGTCTTTGGTATGCCGTACGAGGCGATAAAATCCGGCGGCGTTGAAAAAGTCCTGCCCCTTGCGGGCATTGCCGGCAAAGTTATACAGAAGACCTCTTCCTGA
- a CDS encoding type II toxin-antitoxin system RelE/ParE family toxin, with protein MGKTITFYRTVDGKCPVQEFLDSLSSKTAQKVAWVLSLVEDLNVVPSTYFKKLVSTEEIWECRIQLGSNAYRIFCFFDGNSVVVLTHGLIKKTQKTPQREIERAETYRKDYLRRRTKR; from the coding sequence GTGGGTAAGACCATAACATTTTATAGAACGGTTGACGGGAAATGCCCGGTGCAGGAGTTTCTCGATTCGCTGTCCAGCAAGACGGCGCAGAAAGTTGCATGGGTGCTGAGCCTGGTTGAGGACCTCAATGTCGTGCCCTCGACATATTTCAAGAAGCTCGTCAGTACTGAGGAAATATGGGAGTGCAGGATACAGCTTGGCTCGAATGCATATCGGATATTCTGCTTCTTTGACGGCAATTCCGTTGTTGTGCTGACCCACGGATTGATCAAGAAGACGCAGAAGACCCCTCAGCGAGAGATTGAACGGGCCGAGACTTACAGAAAAGACTATTTGCGAAGGAGGACAAAGAGATGA